A region of Pirellulaceae bacterium DNA encodes the following proteins:
- a CDS encoding protein kinase, which yields MKSAGTGDSSNQQLNAILADYLLALESKEQPDREQLLKSYPEFADLLRDFFHDHDKMMARGSEVIQEEAMSQRLHRRTSSANSAMSRESAETDFMKIFAEFGEYQLLDEIDRGGMGVIYRARQSSLDRIVALKMIKSGQFATAEEIARFHLEAEAAASLDHAAIVSIYEVGERQGIHFFSMQYVEGCTLASRLAEGPMEPCDAACLILKIAQAVAYAHSKDIVHRDLKPANVLLDNEGDPHLTDFGLAKRMTEDNQLTMTGQILGTPAFMAPEQASARVGDLAPLVDVYAIGALLYTTLTGKQPFEAENEIDLLLKLLDQDPVPPTKVNRRIPKSLEMICLQCMEKNPERRYSSVAAVTQDLQSFLREEPLQKRSDDLAQSIRRWWRREPVLVTHATAILGFLSILQLYYVFQGGDLNFHLKHELTFFAWFLLCFGLQKMLNHPKWANCTQYLWASVDLFMLTLILVMAHPPIGALLIGYPVLISASGLFARARLVAFTTVISIIAYSALMGLRSIQTVGVHYHLFHALGLAVVGFIVSTQVRRIRALSRFYGVSSSMITPKSFD from the coding sequence ATGAAATCAGCAGGTACGGGCGACTCCAGTAATCAACAGCTGAATGCGATACTTGCCGACTATTTGCTGGCATTGGAGAGCAAGGAACAGCCTGATCGCGAGCAATTGCTCAAGAGCTATCCGGAGTTTGCTGACCTGCTTCGCGACTTTTTTCACGATCACGACAAAATGATGGCGCGCGGGAGTGAGGTGATACAAGAGGAGGCGATGTCGCAACGACTTCATCGTCGCACCTCTTCCGCGAATTCGGCTATGTCGAGGGAATCTGCGGAAACGGATTTCATGAAAATATTTGCCGAGTTTGGTGAGTATCAGTTGCTGGATGAGATCGATCGCGGGGGTATGGGGGTTATCTATCGAGCGCGCCAGTCCTCATTAGACCGGATTGTGGCCTTGAAGATGATCAAATCAGGTCAGTTCGCTACGGCGGAGGAGATTGCGAGATTTCATTTGGAAGCGGAGGCAGCAGCCAGTCTTGATCACGCTGCCATCGTATCAATTTACGAAGTGGGTGAGCGTCAGGGGATTCATTTTTTCTCGATGCAGTATGTCGAGGGTTGCACGCTTGCGTCTCGGCTTGCAGAAGGTCCGATGGAACCCTGCGATGCGGCTTGTTTAATATTGAAGATTGCTCAGGCGGTAGCTTATGCACACTCGAAGGACATTGTTCATCGGGATCTCAAACCAGCAAATGTTCTGCTCGACAATGAGGGAGATCCCCACCTGACTGATTTTGGTTTGGCCAAACGAATGACTGAAGACAATCAGTTAACGATGACCGGGCAGATCTTGGGTACTCCTGCTTTTATGGCGCCTGAGCAAGCCTCGGCGCGGGTGGGCGACCTGGCACCATTGGTCGACGTTTATGCGATTGGAGCTCTGTTGTACACGACGCTCACAGGAAAGCAGCCCTTCGAGGCCGAAAATGAAATTGATCTGTTACTCAAGTTGCTTGATCAGGATCCAGTACCACCGACCAAAGTCAATCGGCGAATTCCAAAATCACTCGAAATGATTTGTCTGCAATGCATGGAGAAAAACCCCGAACGTCGTTATTCTTCTGTGGCTGCGGTAACCCAAGATCTTCAAAGTTTCTTGCGTGAAGAACCGTTGCAGAAACGTTCGGATGATTTGGCCCAATCAATCCGGCGCTGGTGGCGTAGAGAGCCGGTCTTGGTAACGCATGCGACTGCGATCTTAGGTTTCCTATCAATCTTGCAGCTCTATTACGTTTTTCAAGGAGGGGATCTTAACTTTCATCTCAAGCACGAGTTGACTTTTTTTGCATGGTTCCTGCTCTGTTTTGGTTTGCAAAAGATGCTGAATCATCCTAAGTGGGCAAACTGCACGCAGTACCTTTGGGCCTCGGTCGACCTTTTTATGCTGACGCTTATTCTGGTGATGGCTCATCCGCCGATTGGCGCTTTGCTGATCGGTTACCCGGTTTTGATTTCCGCGTCTGGGTTATTTGCCCGTGCGAGGCTGGTCGCATTTACGACAGTCATCTCGATCATCGCTTATTCCGCGCTGATGGGGTTACGGTCGATTCAGACCGTTGGAGTCCACTACCACCTGTTCCACGCATTGGGATTAGCAGTTGTCGGCTTCATTGTCAGCACCCAAGTAAGACGGATTCGCGCCTTGAGTCGCTTTTACGGTGTATCGAGTTCGATGATTACGCCGAAATCATTCGATTGA
- a CDS encoding sigma-70 family RNA polymerase sigma factor — protein MSDESSSNDLELEKFRAYLRVLARMQLNPRLARKVDASDLVQQTMLQAHRAIDQFRGDSPAAMAAWLRQILARNLAHTARDFTREKRDINRERSLEAGLDNSSLCLERWLASDESTPSVKVARSESLLELAQAVESLPDPQQEAVILHYFQHKTLKEIGDQLERSPAAVAGLLHRGLKKLREHLQFAAE, from the coding sequence ATGTCTGACGAATCCTCATCCAACGACTTGGAACTAGAAAAGTTTCGTGCCTATTTGCGAGTGCTGGCACGCATGCAACTGAATCCTCGTTTAGCGCGTAAAGTAGACGCGTCGGATTTGGTTCAGCAAACGATGCTGCAGGCCCATCGTGCGATCGATCAATTTCGTGGCGATTCTCCCGCTGCCATGGCGGCTTGGCTTCGACAGATCCTAGCTCGGAATCTGGCGCATACGGCCCGAGACTTCACTCGCGAGAAGCGTGATATCAATCGTGAAAGATCGCTCGAGGCGGGTTTGGACAATTCTTCCTTGTGTCTGGAACGCTGGCTTGCCAGCGACGAATCGACACCCAGTGTAAAAGTTGCCCGATCGGAAAGTTTGTTGGAGCTTGCTCAGGCCGTTGAGTCGTTACCCGATCCTCAGCAAGAGGCGGTGATTTTGCATTACTTTCAGCACAAAACATTGAAGGAAATTGGCGATCAATTGGAGCGAAGCCCGGCGGCAGTTGCCGGATTATTACACCGGGGTTTAAAGAAACTGCGGGAGCATCTGCAGTTTGCAGCGGAGTGA
- a CDS encoding CAP domain-containing protein — MKRICSACFLTGLLVWMSQTGFAADLELLEVERQIIAHTNAQRSRHGLPSLVTDPSLMKSARSHTAWMARRTSLQHTSAPVGENIAFGQHTPTETVQDWMNSSGHRANILSGGYSRIGAAAYRGSNGRVYWCQQFLR; from the coding sequence ATGAAGAGGATTTGTAGTGCATGTTTCTTGACGGGATTACTGGTGTGGATGTCACAAACGGGCTTTGCTGCCGATCTTGAACTCTTAGAGGTCGAGCGGCAGATCATCGCTCACACCAACGCCCAACGTTCTCGTCATGGGTTGCCATCGTTAGTGACTGATCCGTCTTTGATGAAGTCAGCGCGAAGCCACACGGCTTGGATGGCCCGCAGAACTTCGTTGCAGCACACCTCCGCTCCCGTCGGTGAGAACATTGCCTTTGGGCAACACACTCCCACGGAAACGGTCCAAGATTGGATGAATTCTTCGGGGCATCGGGCCAACATTCTTTCGGGAGGCTACAGTCGGATTGGTGCGGCTGCCTATCGAGGTTCAAATGGGCGCGTCTACTGGTGCCAACAGTTTTTGCGCTAA